Sequence from the Bremerella volcania genome:
ACCGACCAATATCGGATCGCCTCGTTTCACTACGCCAGGGGTGATTGGCAGCAAGCGATCGACGCATTCGATCAATTCCTGGCTCAGCACCCTGATCATTCGCAGGTAGGCGTCATTCACTTCTACCGCGGTGAGTCGCTCGTTCAGTTGTCGCGCAGTGAGGAAGCGCTGCGTGCTTACACGCTTTTCCTGAGCAAGCTGCCGCAGCACAGCTTCGCCGAACATGCTGAATTCCGAGTCGCCGAATGCTACTTTCTTTCTGGCCAGTACGAAGCGGCCAAGAACGCATTTCAAATCTTTCAAGGTAAGTACAAGAACAGCAAGCTGATTCCTCACGCCTATCCGTACCTCGCTGAGATCGCGAGCAAAGAACAGCGTTGGGACGAAGCGATCCTGATGTACGGTAAGTCGGTCAAAGAAGCGACCACACCAAACATGACGATTGAATCCCGCTTGGGGCTGGCTCGGTGCTACGGTCAAACAGGCGACTGGAAGGAAGCGGGGCTCACTTACGAACAACTGCTGATCGATTTGAAGGACCATCCCGGCAAGTACGCCGCAGGTACGATCGCCCTGGAAGCAGGCATCGCGGAATTCAAGGCCGGAAACTACCGCAGGGCCGTCGATCGCTTTGAATTGGCCGCCAAGCAGCAGCCCAAGCTTGACGAGCAAACCAGCTTCTGGATTGCCAAAACTTACTACCAGGTTCGCGACTGGCCCAATGCGGCCGAGCGACTTGAGCAGCTTAAAGCCAACCAATCCTTGCCGGAATTCCAGGACGAAATCCATTACTTGATGGCGAAGATTTCGCTCGCTCAAGGCAGCGCCGATGATGCCATTGCCTTGTTCAACGAACAGATCGAAAGCTGGCCGGAATCTTCGTGGACCGATGAGGCCCTCTACCAGTTGATCACCATTCACCTGGATGGCAATGACATGGACGCGGCGCAGGCGGCCTGGCAGCAGTTGTCGAAACGCCCGCAGCCGAACTCGCTGACCATTCGTGCTCAGATGAGCCTGGCTGCCCATCTGCAAACGCACGACGCCCACGCCAAAGCCCTCGAGGTTCTGCAATCGGAGTTTCCTCAGGTCGAAGCGAAGGTCGCCCAGGCAGATCGCCGGAACTACTTGACGGCCGTTTCTCTATTTGCCTTGTCGCGAAAGGAGGAAGCGAAGCAGCTTCTTGAGTCTTCCGAATCGATGCCTGCGGGACCGTACCGCGGCATGTCGCTCATGCTGTTGGGGCTGATCCATAGTCAAGATGAAGAGTGGACCAACACGGTCGACGTGCTGGATCGCTCGCTGCAGGATCTGACTGCGACCGAACATCGCAACCTGGTTCAACTTCGCCGCACGACGGCCCTGCTCCATTGCGACCGGGTAAAAGACGCGAAAGAGGCCTGGAGCCAGGTCGATCGTCGACAGATCGCCACGACGACTTACTTGAATGAGGTGTCGCAAATCGCGGGGGCCGCTTACCGAAGTGGTGAGATTGCCTGGGCGAAGACGCTTTACCAGGAGTTGGCTGCCCAGGACAACCCAGAGAAGTTCGTCGAGCAAGGTCTGGCCGGTTTGGCCTGGTGCCAGTTGGCGACCTCCGATGCGGCCGCCGCCACGAAGACCCTCGATCAGCTCCTTGAGAAGAACCCCAACAGTGCGTTGGCCGTGGGGGCGATGTACCAACAGGCCCAACAGATGGAAGAAGTTGACGTCGAATTGGCCATCGGACGCTACCAACAGTTGGCTGCGCATCATCCTCAAGACCCGCTGGCGGCTCACGCCAAGCTCCGATGTGCTTCGCTTCTCGATCAGCTACAGCGAGACGCCGAGGCGGAAGCCATCCTGGTGGAACTGACCGAAAGCAAGCCAGATGTGCTGCCAGCGGAAGATCTCTGGTACCGCCTGGCCTGGGTTCGCATCGACCAAAAGAAGCAGGACGAAGCGATCGAGGCGTTCGAGCAGATCCATCAAAGGTTCCAGGATAGCGACCTGTGGGAAGACTCGACCTACCGCATCGCCGAGGCCGCACTTAGTGCCGGTGACATCGAAAAAGCCCGAGAGTACCTGAAAAAGCTGCTAGAGAAAAAGGGACAGAGCAAGGTCGCCATGTTTGGCCGCTACATGCTCGGCCAGGTCGAAGTACATGCCGGAAACTGGCAGGCTGCGATCCCGCACATGGACGCCGTGGCCGAGCACGTCGCCGACGAACCACTACACAGCATGGCCATGTTCTGGGGTGGCGAAGCTCGCTTTCGCAGCGAGAAGTTCGCCGAAGCCAAGACCAAGTTCGAGCAGATGCTGACCGACAACATGGGCCGCGATTTGGAAAGCTTGCCGATTGCTGAAATGCGGCTCGCCCAGATCTTCGCGCATCAAGACGACTGGGAAGCCGCCTACCAGAAGGCGTTGGAAATCGAAAACCATTACCCCAACTTCGCTCAGGCTCATGAGCTTGATTATCTGATGGGGCGATGCCTGGCCCGTCAGGGAGAGTTCCAGAAGGCCCGCGCTGCCTACCGCAAGGTGACTCAGTCGCCGACCGCCGCGCAGGGGGAAACGGCCGCGATGGCTCAGTGGATGATTGGCGAGACCTACTTCCATCAAAAGAACTACGATGCGGCTGTTCGGGCCTACGCCCAAGTCGCAACCAATCACGAAGCCTTCTCGAAGTGGAAAGCGGCCGCTCTGCTGCAGATCGGCAAATGCCGCGAGATTCAAGAGAACTGGGAGAAGGCCACGCAGTACTACACGGAAGTAAGTACTGATTTCGGGGACTCGCCTTTTGCCCCAGAGGCGGAAACGCGTTTGAGCGTCGTGCGACAACGCACACAGCAAGCTCAACGGGAAGGAACAAGGACCAAGTAAATGATCAGTCATGGGGTAGAATGGATGCTCACCTCACACGTTCGCCGTTCGCTGGCTTATGGTGCGCTGCTGACCATCGTTTGGGGATGTATGGCCTCGAGCCTACTGGCGCAAGGAGCGGTCGAACCGGCTCCTCTTCCGCCAGGTCTGCCGACGCTCAGTGAAGATAGTCCTATCCCGACCAAGAACCTGCTGCAGGTCTTTCATGACGGTGGACTGCTGATGTATCCCATCGCGCTTTGCTCTTTCATTCTGCTGGTCTTCGTCTTCGAACGTGCCATCAGCCTAAGGCGCGGTCGCGTGATTCCACGCCCTTTCGTCAAGCGTTTCATCGAGCAGGTCAAGGATGGTCGCATCGACCAGGATCAGGCTCTTGCCCTGTGTGAAGAAAATCAAAGCCCCGTCGCGGAAGTCTTTGCGGCAGCCGTGAAAAAGTGGGGACGCAGTTGCGTGGAAGTCGAACAGGCAATTCTCGACGCTGGAGAACGCGTCACGTCGCGGCTTCGTCAGTACCTGAGATTGTTCAACGGCATCAGCACGATCAGTCCTCTGCTGGGATTACTCGGCACGGTGCTCGGCATGATCAGTGCGTTTAACGCGATTGCCGCCAACGGAGAAGCAGCCGGCCAGCGAGAACTTCTGGCCAGCGGCATCAGCCAGGCACTACTCACCACGGCAGCCGGGATGACGGTCGCCTTGCCGGCACTGATCGCCTACTTGTTCTTCTCGGGCCGGGTCGATCGCTTGATCATGGAGATCGACTTGCACAGCCAGGAAGTCGTCAACGCGATTGCCTCGGACGGCTGGAAGGATAAGAAGAAGTCGCCATCACGGCGTGCATCACGTTCCACCGCGAAAGCGGCCTAGTCACACCCACCAGGGAGACGGTCATGCCGCTGAAGACGCATAACGAAGAAGCCCCGGCGCTGAACCTGACGCCGATGATCGACATCCTTTTCCTGTTGATCATCTTCTTCATGGTCGGATCGAAGTTTACCGAGATGGAACGCTCGGTCGACCTGGACGTGCCGCAGGTAAGCGACATGGGGGCGCTGACGGCCGCACCTGAAAAGAAGGTCATCAATATCTTTCGCGACGGCCGGGTGATGCTTGGCACGCAAGAGGTCAACCTGGAAGATCTCAAGGCACACTTAGCCGCTTCTCAGGCCGAATACCGGGACCTAGGGGTTCTCGTACGTGGCGATAGTGACGTTCCCTTTCAGCAGGTTGCTACGGTGCTGACGACTGTCCGGCAGGCAGGCATCGCTGAGATGGCCATTTCGGTCCGCCTATCCAACGAGCGGAGGTAGCCGATGCCAGCCGCTTCGTTCGCACTGATCGCGGAGCTGAGTCAATCGACCTCGCAAGTTGTTTGGGGCGTTCTTTGGGGTGGCTTGGCGTTTATCACCTTGTCGCTGTTGATCCTCATGCAGACGCGTTGGGGTCAGGCACGGCCCGTGTCGAAATGCGTCGTGCTATCGATCTTTGCTCATTTGCTGCTGATGACCTATGCCCAGGTAACCGATCTGTTCGCCCCGGCCGGCGTCGGCAATTCAGCCCCGGTCAACATTCGCCTGAGCCAGATCGACTTTCAAAAGGAGGATCAGTCCGAATCCAATAAAGAAGTCAAACCGTGGGACCAGTTGGCCATGTCCCCTGCCCCGGTCGAAGGTTTGATGACGCCGCTCGAACGGATGGAGATGCCGACGCCAGACATGCCGGTTCCTCCCATGCCGCAGCCGCCGATGCCGAGCCTGCAGCAGCGTCCCTGGGACATCCCTCAGCCGCAACTCCCACCTCAGCAAGTCGTCGAAAACACAATCCCGGCGACTGGGCCGCAGCCAGAACTTGAGATGACGCCTAGCCCTGTTTCGGCCAAAGAAATGGCGGCCCCCATGCCTGCCGCGGCGACAGCCCAGGTCGAGAAACAATCGTCCCCCATGCCAATGCCTCCGCTTGATCGCATGGATCGGACCATGCCACAGATTCGCAGCGCCCCGCTGCCGACCCAAGTGGTGAGTGATCCGTCGAACGATGTGCAGATGCTGCGCGACACGGCGACAAACCCCGATTCCGCGGATGCCCTACCTGGCGAGCGAGACCAGCTTCAGGCCTCGACAAACCAGTTAGAAGCAATGGCCCGAAGCCAACGCCCTCAGCCAAGTTCGACCGCACTCGATGCGACGCTGGCTTCTCTGCATGGAAACCAAATGCAAGATTTGTGGGCCAGCCGGATGGCGGCTCGGAATCTGCCACTTCCCCGCGCCACACGCACGCGGATGGATGCTCAGCCGCTGCCGCTGATCATGCAGGCTCGCGTGGTCGAGGACTCAGGGGCGTGGATCGAAATGATGGGGGGCTCGAAGGAGATCGAGCCGGCAGTGAACTCGGCACTCGATTGGCTGGCCGCCAACCAGGAGGAGGACGGCCGCTGGGACGCCGTCGCTCATGGTGCCGGTCAGGAAACCAAGGTCGC
This genomic interval carries:
- a CDS encoding tetratricopeptide repeat protein, which produces MVRADQATDQYRIASFHYARGDWQQAIDAFDQFLAQHPDHSQVGVIHFYRGESLVQLSRSEEALRAYTLFLSKLPQHSFAEHAEFRVAECYFLSGQYEAAKNAFQIFQGKYKNSKLIPHAYPYLAEIASKEQRWDEAILMYGKSVKEATTPNMTIESRLGLARCYGQTGDWKEAGLTYEQLLIDLKDHPGKYAAGTIALEAGIAEFKAGNYRRAVDRFELAAKQQPKLDEQTSFWIAKTYYQVRDWPNAAERLEQLKANQSLPEFQDEIHYLMAKISLAQGSADDAIALFNEQIESWPESSWTDEALYQLITIHLDGNDMDAAQAAWQQLSKRPQPNSLTIRAQMSLAAHLQTHDAHAKALEVLQSEFPQVEAKVAQADRRNYLTAVSLFALSRKEEAKQLLESSESMPAGPYRGMSLMLLGLIHSQDEEWTNTVDVLDRSLQDLTATEHRNLVQLRRTTALLHCDRVKDAKEAWSQVDRRQIATTTYLNEVSQIAGAAYRSGEIAWAKTLYQELAAQDNPEKFVEQGLAGLAWCQLATSDAAAATKTLDQLLEKNPNSALAVGAMYQQAQQMEEVDVELAIGRYQQLAAHHPQDPLAAHAKLRCASLLDQLQRDAEAEAILVELTESKPDVLPAEDLWYRLAWVRIDQKKQDEAIEAFEQIHQRFQDSDLWEDSTYRIAEAALSAGDIEKAREYLKKLLEKKGQSKVAMFGRYMLGQVEVHAGNWQAAIPHMDAVAEHVADEPLHSMAMFWGGEARFRSEKFAEAKTKFEQMLTDNMGRDLESLPIAEMRLAQIFAHQDDWEAAYQKALEIENHYPNFAQAHELDYLMGRCLARQGEFQKARAAYRKVTQSPTAAQGETAAMAQWMIGETYFHQKNYDAAVRAYAQVATNHEAFSKWKAAALLQIGKCREIQENWEKATQYYTEVSTDFGDSPFAPEAETRLSVVRQRTQQAQREGTRTK
- a CDS encoding MotA/TolQ/ExbB proton channel family protein; protein product: MLTSHVRRSLAYGALLTIVWGCMASSLLAQGAVEPAPLPPGLPTLSEDSPIPTKNLLQVFHDGGLLMYPIALCSFILLVFVFERAISLRRGRVIPRPFVKRFIEQVKDGRIDQDQALALCEENQSPVAEVFAAAVKKWGRSCVEVEQAILDAGERVTSRLRQYLRLFNGISTISPLLGLLGTVLGMISAFNAIAANGEAAGQRELLASGISQALLTTAAGMTVALPALIAYLFFSGRVDRLIMEIDLHSQEVVNAIASDGWKDKKKSPSRRASRSTAKAA
- a CDS encoding ExbD/TolR family protein, translating into MPLKTHNEEAPALNLTPMIDILFLLIIFFMVGSKFTEMERSVDLDVPQVSDMGALTAAPEKKVINIFRDGRVMLGTQEVNLEDLKAHLAASQAEYRDLGVLVRGDSDVPFQQVATVLTTVRQAGIAEMAISVRLSNERR
- a CDS encoding prenyltransferase/squalene oxidase repeat-containing protein, which produces MPAASFALIAELSQSTSQVVWGVLWGGLAFITLSLLILMQTRWGQARPVSKCVVLSIFAHLLLMTYAQVTDLFAPAGVGNSAPVNIRLSQIDFQKEDQSESNKEVKPWDQLAMSPAPVEGLMTPLERMEMPTPDMPVPPMPQPPMPSLQQRPWDIPQPQLPPQQVVENTIPATGPQPELEMTPSPVSAKEMAAPMPAAATAQVEKQSSPMPMPPLDRMDRTMPQIRSAPLPTQVVSDPSNDVQMLRDTATNPDSADALPGERDQLQASTNQLEAMARSQRPQPSSTALDATLASLHGNQMQDLWASRMAARNLPLPRATRTRMDAQPLPLIMQARVVEDSGAWIEMMGGSKEIEPAVNSALDWLAANQEEDGRWDAVAHGAGQETKVAGHDRQGAGNNADMGITGLATLAFLGKGHTHLEGKHRETVQKALEYLVNHQHRDGCLGGQAGTYAKMYCHAMALLAISEAYAMTKDERIRPFLDRGLAYTITAQHPRMGGWRYHPGDRGDMSQFGWQVLALHSAALSGIEIDKTTRDLMTRFLDDSSAGPSKGLAAYRPGEKASPTMTAEALTCRFFLGIENSPKQIEEASEFVMLNEPNRDDIDLYYWYYGTLAMYQMQDESWRRWASKLQPKLLDSQVKGGEFSGSWDPKCRWGGYGGRVYSTAMAALSLEVYFRYLPIYRDFEAEEPRVAEKPSPSVAIPRY